One part of the Salmo salar chromosome ssa10, Ssal_v3.1, whole genome shotgun sequence genome encodes these proteins:
- the malt2 gene encoding MALT paracaspase 2 isoform X2, giving the protein MGDWNLSIGTLSEGAQSRLADMLDNAKCGWRQLANVVTEEPRFRCSENEMTSCSLQVLSPTGSPSRYLLERLSERSCTLAFLLHCLKKMEHHEAAQYLTANVMERFQITVQPQAQHATEGGRVVLVCKAIGPAAMGYQWFRGKEEVLGGSGPELVLCPLTPTHQGHYICRVNHGENFIFSQWAHVRIVRSAGSSTGVSSSFFPPSVSGVRIVRQPRPQVVAEGDSLCLDCFAEANPPPQYQWYHNKQSMPTGKISTLRILCVTTADRGMYSCRVFNLYHEVWSDQVHVKIDPGSSIDASWEEIDAAATPSPARQISKLYATDKVALLMGNMNYLHHRPLRAPMADVHEMTNLLRQLDFKVVSLLDLNWQEMHSAVTEFLLLLDRGVYGLLYFAGHGYENYGNSFMVPIDAPASYTSENCLWVQDVLQRMQERETSLNVFLLDMCRKRNLNDGVPPQPGQLKVTANIVFGYATCVDAEAFEVNKDDLSNGIFINFLKQRVMEDEKVTVMLDRVAEDMGRCEITRGRQALELRSNLSERRALTDRIQSSGCPETTSARNLQWAIAHVLPKSRNLQFDCGVTVQLGFAAEFSNIMIIYTRILENPKDIASCSAHLTDFTEGLDMDLKMSNQENLLDAGSLLPMEILLPAELPGLYTRLKGLQRLTKELTFTVCLQYKYTNLDEEVHERQTVTVGKPLVSKLNLHEPRLPRSYSASSSFDLHSFSHSSSFPEGFGPSFPASETSSIGSASTTWSYYSQPGLSATPSSPGKLNLPVEDDSPELFDSDAPQPLTTSKSLPHGQVEDLTYRFSNMHNFHSC; this is encoded by the exons ATGGGTGACTGGAATCTCAGCATTGGGACTTTGAGTGAAGGAGCTCAGAGCAGGTTAGCTGACATGCTGGATAATGCCAAATGTGGATGGAGACAACTTGCCAATGTTGTCACCGAGGAACCTCGATTCCGCTGCAG TGAGAATGAGATGACCAGCTGTTCGCTCCAGGTGCTCAGCCCAACAGGCAGCCCCAGCCGTTACCTCCTAGAGAGGCTGTCTGAGCGCTCCTGCACCCTGGCCTTCCTGCTGCACTGCCTGAAGAAGATGGAGCACCATGAAGCTGCGCAGTACCTCACTGCTAACG tgatggagcGGTTTCAGATCACAGTGCAGCCCCAGGCCCAGCATGCTACAGAGGGAGGCAGGGTTGTGCTGGTCTGTAAGGCCATTGGTCCTGCTGCTATGGGCTACCAATGGTTCAGAGGCAAAGAAGAG GTGCTGGGTGGAAGTGGTCCAGAGCTGGTCCTTTGCCCTTTAACCCCAACCCACCAGGGACACTACATCTGCCGGGTCAACCATGGAGAGAACTTCATCTTCTCCCAGTGGGCACATGTCCGCATTGTCAGGTCAGCTGGCTCCAGCACAG GTGTCAGTAGCAGCTTCTTCCCCCCCTCAGTGAGTGGAGTGCGTATTGTCCGTCAGCCCAGACCCCAGGTAGTAGCTGAGGGGGACTCCTTGTGTCTGGACTGCTTTGCTGAGGCCAACCCTCCTCCTCAGTACCAGTGGTACCACAATAAACAATCAATGCCAACAGGCAAGATAAGCACCCTGAGG atactgtgtgtgaccaCAGCAGACCGAGGAATGTACAGCTGCAGGGTGTTCAACCTGTACCATGAGGTGTGGAGCGACCAGGTCCATGTCAAAATAG ACCCTGGTTCCTCCATTGATGCCTCCTGGGAAGAAATAGACGCTG CTGCCACACCTAGCCCTGCCAGGCAGATAAGTAAATTATATG CCACGGACAAGGTGGCTCTTCTGATGGGCAACATGAATTACCTGCACCACAGGCCTCTGCGAGCGCCCATGGCTGACGTGCACGAGATGACCAACCTCCTGCGCCAGCTGGACTTCAAGGTGGTTTCTCTGCTGGACCTCAACTGGCAGGAGATGCACAGCGCTGTAACTGAGTTCCTACTGCTGCTCGACCGCGGAGTCTATG GGCTTCTGTACTTTGCGGGTCATGGTTATGAGAACTATGGGAACAGTTTCATGGTGCCCATTGATGCCCCGGCTTCTTATACCTCAGAGAACTGCCTGTGGGTGCAGGATGTGCTACAACGGATGCAGGAGCGAGAGACGAGCCTCAATGTATTTCTATTGGACATGTGTCGCAAAAG aaacttgaaCGACGGCGTCCCcccacagccagggcaactgAAAGTGACCGCAAACATAGTGTTTGGTTATGCCAC GTGTGTGGATGCAGAGGCCTTTGAGGTGAACAAAGACGACCTGTCCAATGGAATCTTCATCAATTTCCTCAAACAGAGAGTCATGGAGGACGAGAAGGTCACTGTCATGCTGGACAGGGTGGCCGAAG ACATGGGTCGGTGTGAGATCACACGAGGGCGGCAGGCTCTAGAGTTACGCAGTAATCTTTCTGAGCGACGTGCACTCACTGACCGCATCCAGAGCTCCGGCTGCCCAGAGACCACCTCGGCACGCAACCTGCAGTGGGCCATAGCACATG TTCTTCCAAAGAGCCGTAACCTGCAGTTTGACTGTGGCGTGACGGTGCAGCTGGGCTTCGCAGCAGAATTCTCCAACATCATGATCATCTACACCCGAATATTGGAGAACCCCAAGGACATTGCGTCTTGCTCGGCCCATCTCACAGACTTCACTGAG GGTTTGGATATGGATCTGAAGATGAGTAATCAGGAGAACCTCCTAGATGCAGGGAGTTTACTGCCAATGGAGATCCTCCTGCCTGCAGAGCTTCCAGGCCTCTACACCCGCCTGAAGGGACTGCAGAGACTTACG AAGGAGTTGACATTCACTGTGTGTCTTCAGTATAAGTATACAAACTTGGATGAGGAGGTCCATGAGAGGCAAACTGTCACTGTGGGAAAACCACTGGTATCCAAACTCAATCTCCACGAACCTCGGCTTCCCCGCTCCTACTCGGCCTCTTCCTCATTcgaccttcactccttcagccatTCCTCCTCCTTCCCAGAGGGCTTTGGGCCAAGCTTCCCTGCCTCAGAGACATCCTCCATTGGCTCAGCCTCCACCACCTGGTCATATTACTCACAGCCAGGACTGTCTGCCACCCCATCTTCTCCTGGGAAGTTAAATCTACCTGTGGAGGATGACAGTCCAGAGTTGTTTGATTCTGACGCCCCTCAGCCTCTCACCACAAGCAAAAGCCTGCCTCATGGTCAAGTAGAGGACCTCACATATCGGTTCAGTAACATGCACAACTTCCATTCATGTTAG
- the malt2 gene encoding MALT paracaspase 2 isoform X1, whose amino-acid sequence MTGLGQDRLEMGDWNLSIGTLSEGAQSRLADMLDNAKCGWRQLANVVTEEPRFRCSENEMTSCSLQVLSPTGSPSRYLLERLSERSCTLAFLLHCLKKMEHHEAAQYLTANVMERFQITVQPQAQHATEGGRVVLVCKAIGPAAMGYQWFRGKEEVLGGSGPELVLCPLTPTHQGHYICRVNHGENFIFSQWAHVRIVRSAGSSTGVSSSFFPPSVSGVRIVRQPRPQVVAEGDSLCLDCFAEANPPPQYQWYHNKQSMPTGKISTLRILCVTTADRGMYSCRVFNLYHEVWSDQVHVKIDPGSSIDASWEEIDAAATPSPARQISKLYATDKVALLMGNMNYLHHRPLRAPMADVHEMTNLLRQLDFKVVSLLDLNWQEMHSAVTEFLLLLDRGVYGLLYFAGHGYENYGNSFMVPIDAPASYTSENCLWVQDVLQRMQERETSLNVFLLDMCRKRNLNDGVPPQPGQLKVTANIVFGYATCVDAEAFEVNKDDLSNGIFINFLKQRVMEDEKVTVMLDRVAEDMGRCEITRGRQALELRSNLSERRALTDRIQSSGCPETTSARNLQWAIAHVLPKSRNLQFDCGVTVQLGFAAEFSNIMIIYTRILENPKDIASCSAHLTDFTEGLDMDLKMSNQENLLDAGSLLPMEILLPAELPGLYTRLKGLQRLTKELTFTVCLQYKYTNLDEEVHERQTVTVGKPLVSKLNLHEPRLPRSYSASSSFDLHSFSHSSSFPEGFGPSFPASETSSIGSASTTWSYYSQPGLSATPSSPGKLNLPVEDDSPELFDSDAPQPLTTSKSLPHGQVEDLTYRFSNMHNFHSC is encoded by the exons ATGACAGGACTTGGACAAG ACAGACTAGAGATGGGTGACTGGAATCTCAGCATTGGGACTTTGAGTGAAGGAGCTCAGAGCAGGTTAGCTGACATGCTGGATAATGCCAAATGTGGATGGAGACAACTTGCCAATGTTGTCACCGAGGAACCTCGATTCCGCTGCAG TGAGAATGAGATGACCAGCTGTTCGCTCCAGGTGCTCAGCCCAACAGGCAGCCCCAGCCGTTACCTCCTAGAGAGGCTGTCTGAGCGCTCCTGCACCCTGGCCTTCCTGCTGCACTGCCTGAAGAAGATGGAGCACCATGAAGCTGCGCAGTACCTCACTGCTAACG tgatggagcGGTTTCAGATCACAGTGCAGCCCCAGGCCCAGCATGCTACAGAGGGAGGCAGGGTTGTGCTGGTCTGTAAGGCCATTGGTCCTGCTGCTATGGGCTACCAATGGTTCAGAGGCAAAGAAGAG GTGCTGGGTGGAAGTGGTCCAGAGCTGGTCCTTTGCCCTTTAACCCCAACCCACCAGGGACACTACATCTGCCGGGTCAACCATGGAGAGAACTTCATCTTCTCCCAGTGGGCACATGTCCGCATTGTCAGGTCAGCTGGCTCCAGCACAG GTGTCAGTAGCAGCTTCTTCCCCCCCTCAGTGAGTGGAGTGCGTATTGTCCGTCAGCCCAGACCCCAGGTAGTAGCTGAGGGGGACTCCTTGTGTCTGGACTGCTTTGCTGAGGCCAACCCTCCTCCTCAGTACCAGTGGTACCACAATAAACAATCAATGCCAACAGGCAAGATAAGCACCCTGAGG atactgtgtgtgaccaCAGCAGACCGAGGAATGTACAGCTGCAGGGTGTTCAACCTGTACCATGAGGTGTGGAGCGACCAGGTCCATGTCAAAATAG ACCCTGGTTCCTCCATTGATGCCTCCTGGGAAGAAATAGACGCTG CTGCCACACCTAGCCCTGCCAGGCAGATAAGTAAATTATATG CCACGGACAAGGTGGCTCTTCTGATGGGCAACATGAATTACCTGCACCACAGGCCTCTGCGAGCGCCCATGGCTGACGTGCACGAGATGACCAACCTCCTGCGCCAGCTGGACTTCAAGGTGGTTTCTCTGCTGGACCTCAACTGGCAGGAGATGCACAGCGCTGTAACTGAGTTCCTACTGCTGCTCGACCGCGGAGTCTATG GGCTTCTGTACTTTGCGGGTCATGGTTATGAGAACTATGGGAACAGTTTCATGGTGCCCATTGATGCCCCGGCTTCTTATACCTCAGAGAACTGCCTGTGGGTGCAGGATGTGCTACAACGGATGCAGGAGCGAGAGACGAGCCTCAATGTATTTCTATTGGACATGTGTCGCAAAAG aaacttgaaCGACGGCGTCCCcccacagccagggcaactgAAAGTGACCGCAAACATAGTGTTTGGTTATGCCAC GTGTGTGGATGCAGAGGCCTTTGAGGTGAACAAAGACGACCTGTCCAATGGAATCTTCATCAATTTCCTCAAACAGAGAGTCATGGAGGACGAGAAGGTCACTGTCATGCTGGACAGGGTGGCCGAAG ACATGGGTCGGTGTGAGATCACACGAGGGCGGCAGGCTCTAGAGTTACGCAGTAATCTTTCTGAGCGACGTGCACTCACTGACCGCATCCAGAGCTCCGGCTGCCCAGAGACCACCTCGGCACGCAACCTGCAGTGGGCCATAGCACATG TTCTTCCAAAGAGCCGTAACCTGCAGTTTGACTGTGGCGTGACGGTGCAGCTGGGCTTCGCAGCAGAATTCTCCAACATCATGATCATCTACACCCGAATATTGGAGAACCCCAAGGACATTGCGTCTTGCTCGGCCCATCTCACAGACTTCACTGAG GGTTTGGATATGGATCTGAAGATGAGTAATCAGGAGAACCTCCTAGATGCAGGGAGTTTACTGCCAATGGAGATCCTCCTGCCTGCAGAGCTTCCAGGCCTCTACACCCGCCTGAAGGGACTGCAGAGACTTACG AAGGAGTTGACATTCACTGTGTGTCTTCAGTATAAGTATACAAACTTGGATGAGGAGGTCCATGAGAGGCAAACTGTCACTGTGGGAAAACCACTGGTATCCAAACTCAATCTCCACGAACCTCGGCTTCCCCGCTCCTACTCGGCCTCTTCCTCATTcgaccttcactccttcagccatTCCTCCTCCTTCCCAGAGGGCTTTGGGCCAAGCTTCCCTGCCTCAGAGACATCCTCCATTGGCTCAGCCTCCACCACCTGGTCATATTACTCACAGCCAGGACTGTCTGCCACCCCATCTTCTCCTGGGAAGTTAAATCTACCTGTGGAGGATGACAGTCCAGAGTTGTTTGATTCTGACGCCCCTCAGCCTCTCACCACAAGCAAAAGCCTGCCTCATGGTCAAGTAGAGGACCTCACATATCGGTTCAGTAACATGCACAACTTCCATTCATGTTAG